One stretch of Priestia megaterium DNA includes these proteins:
- a CDS encoding PH domain-containing protein: MGILDGLLGNASEADIRGTEKDLQNILIANERVEQAYKVIRDLMVFTTKRLIIVDKQGVTGKKTDYHSIPYKTITHFSVETAGTFDLDAELNIWVSGSSAPISKEFRKDKSIYDVQKVLASYVLD, translated from the coding sequence ATGGGTATATTAGATGGACTATTAGGAAATGCATCAGAAGCAGATATAAGAGGAACTGAAAAAGACTTACAAAATATCTTAATTGCCAACGAGCGAGTGGAACAAGCGTATAAAGTCATTCGCGATTTAATGGTGTTTACGACGAAACGCTTAATTATCGTTGATAAGCAAGGAGTGACGGGAAAGAAAACAGATTATCATTCCATTCCTTATAAGACGATTACCCATTTTAGCGTAGAAACGGCTGGAACATTTGATTTAGATGCGGAATTAAATATTTGGGTATCGGGTTCTAGTGCACCGATTTCAAAAGAATTTCGTAAAGATAAAAGCATTTACGACGTGCAAAAAGTATTAGCATCTTATGTATTGGATTAA
- a CDS encoding purine-cytosine permease family protein, with protein MTIKSGLAHDDVQPIAMNKRTMGFFSTFSMWIGANVVVTTVFTGMLFVPDMTFLKALFIIVLGSLVGAIPLVLMGNIGTRTGLPTMVLMRPAFGQRGAMLPAAVNLITLIGWAWIQAYMAGLSLNHAITFLTGYSNINLFTILTQVLVVAISIYGHKGIEATEKLVATLMVILATVVFSYLFIEFDAAKLIQMKASENPGITGMLAFDIVVATAFTWIPIVCDYNRNCKSEKTGIAGTYLGYNVATLIAMGLGATVSGFSILGNMTQTYDPVNLIGAYSPLLGLVAAIVIFLSVLSTNVMVLYSATMSYLSIFPKQRFWIPALTMGVVTVLGSLLKEWLMTNFQSFLLMIGVLFIPIIAIVLVDYYIIRRKHYDVSAILEKQNKLYWYTKGFNLHVYVSYIVGAVFAYYFTYVHPLATGATILAFLFTGVLHVSLTKLSQLSIPYSKGIDKNA; from the coding sequence ATGACAATAAAAAGTGGTCTCGCCCATGATGATGTGCAGCCGATTGCAATGAATAAAAGAACTATGGGCTTCTTCTCTACATTTTCCATGTGGATAGGAGCCAATGTGGTAGTAACGACCGTTTTTACCGGAATGCTGTTTGTACCTGATATGACATTTTTAAAGGCATTATTTATTATTGTGCTTGGCTCTTTAGTTGGTGCCATACCGCTCGTGTTGATGGGGAATATCGGAACTCGAACCGGTCTTCCAACCATGGTTTTGATGAGACCTGCCTTTGGACAAAGAGGAGCTATGCTTCCTGCTGCTGTTAATCTTATTACATTAATCGGCTGGGCATGGATTCAAGCCTACATGGCAGGGCTAAGTTTAAATCATGCCATTACTTTTTTGACCGGTTACAGCAATATCAATCTATTTACAATTCTTACTCAAGTGTTGGTCGTAGCTATTTCTATATACGGACATAAAGGCATTGAAGCAACGGAAAAATTAGTAGCTACGCTTATGGTCATTCTAGCAACCGTTGTGTTTAGCTATTTGTTTATCGAATTTGATGCAGCAAAATTAATTCAAATGAAAGCAAGCGAAAATCCTGGCATTACAGGAATGTTAGCCTTTGATATTGTAGTAGCTACAGCTTTTACATGGATTCCCATTGTTTGTGATTATAACCGAAACTGTAAATCTGAAAAAACGGGAATTGCGGGAACTTATTTAGGATATAACGTCGCGACTTTAATTGCGATGGGGCTAGGCGCAACGGTTTCTGGCTTTTCAATTCTCGGAAATATGACGCAAACGTATGACCCGGTAAATTTAATTGGCGCATATAGCCCGCTGTTAGGGTTAGTAGCTGCCATCGTAATTTTTTTATCAGTACTGTCTACGAACGTAATGGTACTGTATAGCGCGACGATGTCTTACTTATCAATTTTTCCAAAGCAGAGGTTCTGGATACCGGCACTAACCATGGGAGTTGTCACAGTCCTAGGTTCTTTATTAAAAGAGTGGTTAATGACAAATTTTCAAAGCTTTTTGCTTATGATCGGCGTATTATTTATTCCTATTATTGCGATTGTTCTTGTTGATTATTATATCATTCGCCGAAAGCACTATGACGTTTCAGCTATTTTAGAAAAACAAAATAAACTGTACTGGTATACAAAAGGTTTTAACCTTCATGTGTATGTATCATACATAGTGGGGGCTGTATTTGCCTACTATTTTACGTACGTTCACCCGCTAGCCACAGGCGCAACAATCTTAGCTTTTTTATTTACAGGTGTTTTGCATGTATCGCTAACCAAACTTTCACAGCTTTCAATCCCTTATTCAAAGGGAATCGACAAAAATGCTTGA
- a CDS encoding YhgE/Pip domain-containing protein, translated as MKNTVYIYTRDLKRIFTNWAMIIIVLTLMILPSFYAWFNIKASWDPYGRTEGIAIAVTSEDEGSTIRGQHVNVGKDIIATLKKNKTLGWTFVSKEKADHGVKHGDYYASIVIPKDFSQKLGTVLQDRLEKPVIIYKVNEKINAVAPKITSKGASSLTQQISEKFVKTANGAIFSVFNELGITLQRDLPTIQQVEQRIFELENRLPEIKKVINEANDTTQKAGAIVSKAQAALPEVERLTADGAQMTQRLNTFLTKSDEVLKNAEPTINETLHRVQQRAVGVQELKSQLMEKDIAPDEVSAAAEQLKVQLTKQIADTGEIVTLLTDLNALSQQKVLSPVINDVKDVNTLLQQQLSDVNRLQQQTKNGDVPNQSVLDRFSSRTDQAVSRLNALTNSYSSTIVPAVEQAIKEAKDKTTSANSLLDEANKSMPDVSNVLSKTASGILLGQQELAKIAKDFPRIEQNVHNVADKIREFQQKENIEDIINLLKNDVQKESDFFAKPVLLKEERLYPIPNYGSAMSPFYTTLCLWVGALLLVSILSVEVADEERFKSYEVYLGRLLTFLSIALVQAFIVTLGDLFLIKTYVVDKVPFIFLGLLCSFVFMTIVYTLVAIFGNAGKAMAIVLLVLQLSAAGGTFPIQVVPAFFQAINPFLPFTYAISMMREVVGGMLADIVRKDVTVLLCIWLGVLLVGIFLHKPLSKTSAKLTKKARESKLIH; from the coding sequence ATGAAAAATACTGTTTATATTTATACGCGGGATTTAAAAAGAATTTTCACCAATTGGGCGATGATTATCATTGTGCTGACGCTTATGATTCTACCGTCTTTTTACGCATGGTTTAATATAAAAGCATCTTGGGACCCATACGGGCGGACTGAAGGTATTGCCATTGCAGTAACGAGCGAAGACGAAGGTTCTACGATAAGAGGTCAGCACGTAAATGTGGGAAAAGATATTATTGCAACGTTAAAAAAAAATAAAACGCTTGGGTGGACGTTTGTCTCAAAAGAAAAAGCTGATCACGGAGTAAAGCACGGAGACTATTATGCAAGTATTGTTATTCCAAAAGATTTTTCACAAAAGCTTGGTACCGTTCTTCAAGATCGTTTGGAAAAACCGGTCATTATTTATAAAGTAAACGAAAAAATAAACGCAGTGGCGCCTAAAATTACAAGCAAAGGAGCCAGCAGCTTAACACAACAGATCAGTGAAAAATTCGTCAAAACAGCGAATGGAGCTATTTTTTCAGTGTTTAACGAACTAGGTATTACACTGCAGCGGGATTTGCCGACCATTCAACAAGTTGAACAACGGATTTTTGAGCTTGAAAATCGTCTTCCTGAAATCAAAAAAGTAATTAATGAAGCGAATGACACCACTCAAAAAGCTGGAGCTATTGTATCAAAAGCTCAGGCCGCTCTTCCTGAAGTAGAGAGATTAACAGCTGACGGCGCACAGATGACTCAGCGGCTAAACACTTTTTTAACTAAAAGCGATGAAGTTTTAAAAAACGCTGAGCCAACGATCAACGAAACGCTGCATCGTGTTCAACAACGAGCTGTCGGAGTTCAAGAATTGAAGAGTCAGCTGATGGAAAAAGATATAGCACCGGATGAAGTCAGCGCAGCAGCGGAACAGCTAAAAGTGCAGTTAACAAAACAAATTGCTGACACAGGAGAGATCGTTACGCTTCTTACAGATTTAAATGCGTTATCTCAACAAAAAGTTCTTTCACCTGTTATTAATGACGTAAAAGATGTAAATACGCTTTTACAGCAGCAGCTTTCGGATGTAAATAGACTGCAGCAACAAACAAAGAATGGGGATGTTCCCAATCAAAGCGTACTTGATAGGTTCAGCTCTCGCACCGACCAAGCTGTTTCTAGATTAAATGCGTTAACGAATTCATATTCTTCTACGATTGTACCTGCTGTTGAACAAGCAATCAAAGAAGCGAAAGATAAAACGACAAGCGCAAACTCACTGCTTGATGAAGCTAACAAAAGCATGCCGGATGTTTCTAACGTACTGTCTAAAACGGCGAGTGGCATCTTGCTTGGGCAGCAGGAGCTTGCGAAAATAGCAAAAGATTTTCCACGAATTGAACAAAACGTGCACAATGTAGCGGATAAAATACGAGAATTTCAGCAAAAAGAAAACATTGAAGATATTATTAATTTGCTAAAAAACGACGTGCAAAAAGAAAGTGACTTTTTTGCTAAGCCGGTTCTTTTAAAAGAAGAAAGACTTTACCCCATTCCAAACTACGGCTCAGCTATGTCGCCGTTTTACACGACGCTTTGCTTGTGGGTTGGAGCTTTGCTGTTAGTTTCGATTTTAAGCGTAGAAGTAGCGGATGAAGAGCGATTCAAAAGCTATGAAGTTTATCTCGGAAGACTGTTAACGTTTTTGTCTATTGCTCTCGTGCAAGCTTTTATTGTGACGCTAGGAGATTTATTTTTAATCAAAACGTATGTCGTAGATAAAGTGCCTTTTATCTTTTTAGGCTTGCTGTGCAGCTTCGTATTTATGACGATTGTATATACGCTTGTTGCGATATTTGGCAATGCAGGAAAAGCGATGGCGATTGTTTTACTTGTGCTTCAGCTTTCCGCTGCAGGCGGTACATTTCCGATTCAAGTCGTGCCTGCTTTTTTTCAAGCAATCAATCCATTTTTACCATTTACGTATGCAATAAGCATGATGAGAGAAGTGGTAGGAGGCATGTTAGCGGATATTGTAAGAAAAGACGTTACGGTTCTTCTTTGCATTTGGCTTGGCGTGCTGCTCGTTGGCATTTTTCTTCATAAGCCTCTTAGTAAAACGAGTGCAAAATTAACAAAAAAAGCGCGTGAAAGTAAATTAATTCATTAA
- a CDS encoding selenium metabolism-associated LysR family transcriptional regulator yields the protein MYYDALKTFVSVVEEQSFTKAAEKLMISQPSVSVHIKNLEKEFQTSLFLRSPKMLKITPSGEILYDRAKQMIQIYEHTKRDIYEHHHRVKGMLTIGASFTIGEYILPSFLAKLREQYPDIDVEVTIGNTKEIAQLVRHFKVDVGLIEGHTEESDLHIQSFMDDELAIVASVDHPLAQLKKVEIDDLQNQRWVAREKGSGTREYLDHVLMSNGLKMKSMLTISSNQGIKEAIVHDLGMSVLSLCAIKEDVEQKHLSILNVNTAPFKRRFSYIYPANSAHKKVAELFIQLLN from the coding sequence ATGTACTATGATGCGTTAAAGACGTTTGTTTCTGTTGTAGAAGAGCAAAGCTTTACAAAAGCTGCGGAAAAATTAATGATTTCACAGCCAAGCGTAAGCGTACACATCAAAAATCTTGAAAAAGAATTTCAAACTTCCCTGTTCCTGCGTTCACCTAAAATGTTAAAAATCACACCCAGCGGCGAAATTTTATACGATCGTGCTAAACAAATGATTCAGATATATGAGCATACGAAACGAGATATTTATGAACATCATCATCGTGTCAAAGGAATGCTAACGATTGGCGCCAGTTTTACGATTGGCGAATATATTCTCCCTTCATTTTTAGCAAAGCTTCGTGAACAATATCCTGATATTGATGTAGAAGTGACTATCGGTAATACAAAGGAAATCGCTCAGCTTGTTCGTCATTTCAAAGTAGACGTAGGGCTTATTGAAGGTCACACGGAAGAATCCGACTTACATATTCAGTCTTTTATGGACGATGAACTTGCCATCGTCGCGTCAGTGGATCACCCTTTAGCTCAGCTTAAAAAAGTAGAAATTGATGATTTACAAAATCAGCGGTGGGTAGCGCGTGAAAAAGGCTCTGGAACAAGAGAATATTTAGATCACGTTTTAATGTCCAACGGTTTAAAAATGAAAAGCATGCTAACGATCAGCAGCAATCAAGGAATTAAAGAAGCAATTGTTCACGATTTAGGAATGTCTGTGCTATCGCTTTGTGCTATTAAAGAAGATGTAGAACAAAAGCACCTATCGATTCTCAACGTTAACACCGCTCCTTTTAAGCGCCGTTTCTCTTATATCTATCCTGCTAACAGCGCTCATAAAAAAGTAGCCGAACTTTTTATTCAGCTTTTAAACTAA
- a CDS encoding alanyl-tRNA editing protein, translating to MTERLYYSNPYIKTWETEVIETRSLSNGYALTLKQTAFYPEGGGQPSDYGNIAGIDVKDVYEKNGDVYHIVDTLPAQTNVTCEIDWNRRFDHMQQHSGQHLLSALLIDTYDIHTVSFHLGSDAVSIDLNVPQLSHEQLLHIEKVVNNAIYSNRHIKTYEVKKEELHTLALRKVPELEDEIVRIVEIEGIDVSACCGTHVNQIGELGLIKLTKTEKQRGNTRLFFKCGMRALADYQQSQEIVAELSNKFSTSRELVVERIKKVEAEQKELQKQLEELKNENAAYLASELEAKKEGSFLYHHFENRTLKDVQALTKQLLQTPDTTLLFAFSSDQKVLLAHSGSEVKCGELYKELLLLYDGKGGGGPKQAQASFSSSENMNAFISAVKEKITQA from the coding sequence ATGACAGAAAGACTTTATTATAGCAACCCCTATATAAAAACGTGGGAAACTGAAGTGATAGAGACGCGCTCTCTTTCAAATGGCTACGCATTAACGTTAAAACAAACCGCTTTTTATCCAGAAGGCGGCGGACAGCCTTCTGACTACGGTAATATTGCCGGAATCGACGTAAAAGATGTTTATGAAAAAAATGGAGACGTATATCATATCGTCGATACGCTCCCTGCACAAACGAACGTAACGTGTGAAATTGACTGGAATCGACGCTTTGATCACATGCAGCAGCACAGCGGACAGCACTTGCTTTCAGCTCTGTTAATCGATACATATGATATTCACACCGTCAGCTTTCATTTAGGAAGTGACGCTGTCTCTATTGATCTGAATGTACCTCAATTATCTCATGAGCAGCTATTACATATTGAAAAAGTTGTAAACAATGCTATTTACAGCAACCGTCACATTAAAACGTACGAAGTGAAAAAAGAAGAGCTGCATACTCTCGCGCTTCGCAAAGTGCCAGAGCTAGAAGACGAAATTGTACGCATCGTGGAAATTGAAGGTATTGATGTTTCTGCCTGCTGCGGTACTCATGTGAACCAAATTGGAGAGCTTGGCCTTATTAAACTTACGAAAACGGAAAAGCAGCGCGGCAATACACGCCTCTTTTTTAAATGCGGTATGCGTGCATTAGCTGATTATCAGCAGTCTCAAGAAATCGTAGCAGAACTTAGCAATAAATTCAGTACAAGCCGTGAATTAGTTGTAGAACGAATTAAAAAAGTAGAGGCCGAACAAAAAGAGCTGCAAAAACAACTAGAAGAATTAAAAAATGAAAATGCAGCTTATTTAGCAAGTGAATTAGAAGCCAAAAAAGAAGGATCATTTCTGTACCATCACTTTGAAAATCGTACATTAAAAGATGTGCAAGCTTTAACAAAGCAGCTTCTTCAAACACCTGATACGACGCTTCTTTTTGCTTTTTCAAGTGATCAAAAAGTATTGCTGGCTCACAGCGGCAGTGAAGTAAAATGCGGAGAGCTTTATAAAGAGCTGCTTCTGCTTTACGATGGAAAAGGCGGCGGCGGACCAAAACAAGCCCAAGCCAGCTTTTCATCTTCTGAAAATATGAACGCATTTATTAGCGCAGTAAAAGAAAAAATAACTCAAGCATAA
- a CDS encoding 1,4-dihydroxy-2-naphthoate polyprenyltransferase: MTSHNKENKAAVEQYSKGKILWQLTRPHTLTASFVPVLIGTVLAMFYGHVNVWMFLAMLFSCLWIQIATNLFNEYYDFKRGLDTEDSVGIGGAIVRHGMKPKTVLNLALISYGIALILGVYICANSSWWLALVGLVGMAIGYLYTGGPLPIAYTPFGELFSGLCMGAMFVLISFFIQTNTVTSESIFVSLPIAILVGAINLSNNIRDIEEDTKGGRRTLAILLGSKNAIRFLAALFGIAYIWTVALVVFFDISPWIFLVFLSAPKPIQAVQAFVRGELIAMKATAQTNTFFGFTLSIGLLIGYLVS; the protein is encoded by the coding sequence ATGACAAGTCATAACAAAGAAAACAAAGCTGCAGTCGAGCAGTACAGTAAAGGGAAGATTTTGTGGCAATTAACCCGTCCTCATACGCTAACAGCATCGTTTGTACCGGTTTTAATTGGAACAGTTCTAGCCATGTTTTATGGCCATGTGAACGTTTGGATGTTTCTTGCGATGCTTTTTTCATGTTTGTGGATTCAAATTGCGACGAACTTATTTAACGAGTACTATGATTTTAAACGCGGGTTAGACACAGAAGACTCCGTAGGTATCGGAGGAGCCATCGTCAGACACGGCATGAAACCGAAAACGGTATTAAATTTAGCACTGATTTCTTATGGAATTGCTCTTATTTTAGGTGTATATATATGTGCAAACAGCAGCTGGTGGCTTGCTTTGGTTGGATTAGTAGGTATGGCGATTGGTTATTTGTATACGGGCGGACCGCTTCCGATTGCGTATACGCCGTTTGGAGAATTATTTTCAGGTCTTTGCATGGGCGCCATGTTCGTGTTGATTTCATTTTTTATTCAAACGAATACCGTAACGTCTGAAAGCATCTTTGTATCACTTCCGATTGCGATTTTAGTAGGTGCGATTAATTTGTCTAACAACATTCGTGATATAGAAGAAGATACAAAAGGCGGACGACGTACGCTAGCAATTTTATTAGGTTCTAAAAATGCGATTAGATTTTTAGCTGCTTTGTTTGGCATTGCGTATATTTGGACCGTTGCATTAGTGGTATTCTTCGATATTAGCCCTTGGATTTTCTTAGTGTTTCTTAGTGCACCTAAGCCAATTCAAGCCGTACAAGCATTTGTACGCGGAGAGCTTATTGCGATGAAAGCAACTGCGCAAACAAATACGTTTTTTGGATTTACTTTATCAATTGGATTATTAATTGGCTATTTAGTAAGCTGA
- a CDS encoding helicase-related protein → MLELEAIQSRAIEKTKHTLLQDIKSVLGEQDECPDLETYLTDRHSFIKKAWGNTWRKTVVSSVSKKSRKSYLTEKGFEVKGYNPQAIDKLFAKETRKGIEFDAFSWLEEQYGKGNKAEWLSLYEEARAGFAEKEEERKEKERQQSINDRKARYQLQLNLEAAPILELNKDLYYLHIREQLSHQLSKDIKTNSKYIENYAPHTELEDELIANGDLTRHDYETVNDFFQELTGGVSSELDRYSTIILFETYEDVYEVFITDKIYEIIPTMIMDDLPASFKEEYESYTNTSITRMDIIKALRSNLSDLVYEYKRMLVEEKLSDVLEVSDHNLTIEEHQVRYTQQLEERRLQQERELEEKKKLIEEEQRQLNYIFGAEYEMDPRKETEYILHLGDTNTGKTYTALKSLKKAASGNYLAPLRLLALEVFEKLNKEGVPCSLKTGEEEKIVEDAQHMAGTVEMFSELERGDVTVIDEAQMIQDRDRGFSWYKAITRANAKQVHVIGSLSIRSMLEEMLDGVISEIHEYERDIPLKVDLRKFKIEQVKPADALIVFSRKKVLQTAAKLEKDGHKVSVIYGSMPPETRRKQIEQFINRDTNVIVSTDAIGMGLNLPIRRIVLLENMKFDGQKRRLLTSQELKQIAGRAGRKGLYNVGEVAFAKDAKQMRELLFSTDEQISKFSIAPTSDMLRRFKEYHHDLGTFFDMWAKFKNPKGTQKSNLSQERELYEEVKDTLIEAKMPIVDLYGYLQLPFSAKESSLKKQWVASMNAIVNREELPEPRMIEGSLEKLELSYKAIGLHLLFLYRMDRRPEAIYWERVREELTDKIHNVLRKDMKKFKRTCSTCSKELPWNHDHAICDSCFHKRFRRRYGDDDFNY, encoded by the coding sequence ATGCTCGAATTAGAGGCTATTCAAAGCAGGGCCATTGAAAAAACTAAGCATACATTACTACAGGATATAAAAAGCGTATTAGGTGAACAAGACGAATGTCCGGATTTAGAGACTTATTTAACGGACAGGCACTCTTTTATTAAAAAGGCCTGGGGGAATACGTGGAGAAAAACGGTTGTTTCTTCTGTATCTAAAAAAAGCAGAAAGTCTTATTTAACAGAGAAAGGCTTTGAGGTAAAAGGGTATAACCCTCAAGCTATAGATAAGTTATTTGCTAAAGAAACGAGAAAAGGTATAGAGTTTGATGCTTTTTCTTGGTTAGAAGAGCAATACGGAAAGGGCAATAAAGCGGAGTGGCTATCACTATACGAGGAAGCAAGGGCTGGATTCGCCGAAAAAGAAGAAGAAAGAAAAGAGAAAGAAAGACAGCAAAGTATTAATGATCGAAAAGCCAGATATCAATTACAGTTAAACTTAGAAGCAGCTCCTATCTTGGAATTAAACAAAGATCTGTATTACCTACATATAAGAGAACAGCTTTCACATCAGCTGTCAAAAGATATTAAAACAAACTCAAAGTATATTGAAAACTATGCGCCGCATACTGAGCTTGAAGATGAATTAATAGCAAACGGCGATTTAACACGTCATGATTATGAAACGGTTAATGACTTTTTTCAAGAGCTCACCGGCGGCGTAAGCTCAGAATTAGACAGATACTCAACGATTATCTTGTTTGAAACATATGAAGATGTATACGAGGTATTTATCACCGATAAGATTTATGAAATCATTCCAACTATGATTATGGATGACCTTCCTGCTTCATTTAAAGAAGAGTATGAATCCTATACAAATACTTCGATAACACGAATGGATATTATAAAAGCACTTAGAAGTAATTTATCGGATTTGGTCTATGAATATAAAAGAATGCTCGTAGAAGAAAAGCTTTCCGATGTGCTAGAAGTTTCAGATCACAACTTAACGATTGAAGAGCATCAAGTGAGATACACACAGCAGCTGGAAGAAAGACGATTACAACAAGAACGTGAACTTGAGGAAAAGAAAAAGCTTATCGAAGAAGAGCAGCGACAGTTAAATTATATTTTTGGTGCAGAATACGAAATGGACCCAAGAAAAGAAACGGAATACATCCTTCATCTCGGTGATACAAACACAGGAAAAACGTATACGGCATTAAAGTCATTAAAAAAAGCTGCTTCGGGTAATTACTTAGCGCCGCTTCGCTTGTTAGCTTTAGAAGTTTTTGAAAAGCTGAACAAAGAAGGAGTCCCTTGTTCGTTAAAAACAGGTGAAGAAGAAAAAATTGTTGAAGATGCTCAGCATATGGCCGGTACCGTAGAGATGTTTAGTGAATTAGAACGTGGTGATGTAACAGTCATTGATGAAGCACAGATGATTCAAGACAGAGACCGAGGGTTTTCATGGTATAAAGCCATCACACGAGCTAATGCCAAACAAGTTCATGTTATCGGGAGTTTAAGCATTCGAAGTATGTTAGAAGAGATGCTTGACGGTGTTATCTCAGAAATTCATGAGTATGAAAGAGATATACCCTTAAAAGTAGATCTTCGAAAGTTCAAAATTGAACAAGTAAAACCCGCAGATGCTTTAATTGTTTTCTCGCGTAAGAAAGTGCTCCAGACAGCGGCTAAGCTAGAAAAAGATGGTCACAAAGTTAGCGTGATTTATGGAAGTATGCCGCCTGAAACGAGAAGAAAACAAATTGAGCAGTTCATTAATAGAGACACAAATGTCATTGTGTCTACAGATGCGATTGGAATGGGGTTAAATCTTCCAATTAGACGAATTGTCCTTTTAGAAAACATGAAATTTGACGGGCAAAAGAGGAGATTGCTGACTTCTCAAGAGTTAAAGCAGATTGCAGGTCGTGCTGGAAGGAAGGGCCTCTACAATGTTGGAGAAGTTGCATTCGCTAAAGATGCAAAGCAAATGAGAGAACTGTTATTTTCAACAGACGAGCAAATCAGCAAATTTTCAATTGCGCCTACTTCAGATATGCTAAGAAGATTTAAAGAATATCATCATGACCTCGGAACGTTTTTTGACATGTGGGCTAAATTTAAAAATCCAAAAGGGACACAAAAATCAAATTTGTCACAAGAACGTGAGCTTTATGAGGAAGTGAAAGACACGCTGATTGAAGCGAAAATGCCAATTGTTGATTTATATGGCTACTTGCAGCTGCCTTTTTCAGCCAAAGAAAGCTCTTTGAAAAAGCAATGGGTTGCCAGCATGAATGCGATTGTTAACAGAGAAGAGTTACCTGAACCAAGGATGATAGAAGGTTCACTAGAAAAATTAGAGCTGTCTTATAAAGCAATTGGCCTGCATCTTTTATTTCTATATCGAATGGACAGAAGGCCAGAGGCTATTTACTGGGAGCGTGTCCGAGAAGAGCTTACAGATAAAATTCATAACGTATTAAGAAAAGATATGAAAAAATTTAAAAGAACGTGCAGTACATGTTCTAAAGAACTTCCTTGGAACCATGATCATGCGATATGCGATTCGTGTTTTCATAAAAGATTCCGCAGAAGATATGGGGACGACGATTTTAATTACTAA
- a CDS encoding MFS transporter, with the protein MSYTVIGTSAFRKTNVALFAAGFNTFSILYCTQAILPEFSREFGISPAFASLSLSLTTITLAVSMLFLGSLSEVWGRKKLMGLSLIFASLLCIMTAFSSTFETLLVFRVIQGIVLAGLPSVAMAYLGEEIEPGGLGKAMGIYISGNAFGGVAGRLMTGVLTEYFNWSVALDVVSAISLLATFVFFMNLPDSQNFTSRSFEIRQLTGSLRSHLQDKGMLCLFAIGFALLGSNVALYNYIGYALSAPPYSWNHTLVSFIFVIFFVGVFSSVWMGTLADRYGRKKVLLCTIAVTLIGSIVTLHPVLWIKITGLLLLTFGFFGSHSIASSWVGRRATHDKAQASSLYLFFYYAGSSVGGTVAGLCWTAYGWKGVIALIGVFLTTAFFLAVRLSKMPAQQTHVH; encoded by the coding sequence GTGAGTTATACCGTAATTGGAACATCAGCTTTTCGCAAAACAAATGTTGCGCTTTTTGCAGCAGGCTTCAACACATTTTCGATTTTATATTGTACACAAGCCATTTTACCCGAATTTTCTAGAGAATTCGGGATATCTCCGGCGTTTGCCAGTTTGTCTCTTTCGTTAACAACCATCACGCTTGCGGTTAGTATGCTTTTTTTAGGTTCTTTATCAGAAGTGTGGGGACGAAAGAAACTGATGGGTCTATCGTTAATTTTTGCGTCATTGTTATGCATCATGACAGCATTTAGCTCTACCTTTGAAACGCTGTTAGTCTTTCGTGTTATTCAAGGAATCGTTTTAGCAGGGCTGCCTTCTGTGGCCATGGCTTACTTAGGAGAAGAAATTGAACCAGGGGGTTTAGGAAAAGCGATGGGGATTTATATAAGCGGCAACGCCTTTGGAGGCGTAGCGGGAAGGCTTATGACAGGGGTGCTCACGGAATATTTCAACTGGTCCGTAGCTCTTGATGTTGTAAGCGCAATCAGTTTACTAGCCACCTTTGTTTTTTTTATGAACTTGCCAGATTCACAAAACTTCACTTCACGATCCTTTGAAATTCGTCAGCTTACCGGCTCTCTTCGCAGTCATCTTCAAGATAAAGGGATGCTTTGTCTTTTTGCTATTGGTTTTGCGCTGCTTGGAAGTAACGTAGCTTTATACAATTATATTGGATACGCTTTATCCGCTCCTCCGTATTCTTGGAATCATACCCTTGTAAGTTTTATTTTTGTTATTTTTTTTGTCGGAGTATTCAGCTCGGTCTGGATGGGGACGCTGGCGGATCGATACGGCCGGAAAAAAGTGCTGTTATGTACGATTGCTGTTACGCTTATAGGTTCAATTGTTACGCTGCATCCGGTTTTATGGATAAAAATTACCGGGCTTTTGCTGCTGACTTTTGGCTTTTTTGGAAGTCATTCCATCGCAAGCAGCTGGGTAGGAAGAAGAGCCACTCATGACAAAGCTCAGGCTTCGTCTTTGTATTTGTTTTTTTACTATGCAGGATCAAGCGTTGGAGGGACGGTGGCTGGATTATGCTGGACTGCGTACGGCTGGAAAGGTGTTATTGCTTTAATTGGTGTGTTTCTTACAACAGCCTTTTTCCTAGCTGTTCGTTTGTCAAAAATGCCGGCTCAGCAGACGCATGTTCACTAA